Proteins from a genomic interval of Amycolatopsis sp. cg13:
- a CDS encoding serine hydrolase — translation MTRRLGIDDLYALAAPSQPALSPDGSRIVYVLRTADREEDRNVDALWTVGTSSGEARQLTRGNADAAPKWAPDGSRLAFLRAQDGPAQVWVLPADSGEAEQLTKLPLGAGAPVWSPDGSKIAFSAAIDLAAIVEAPPANTPIVAERLDYKSDGPGLLKTLRSHIHVLDVAAGEVQQRTFGDWHAGQPAWSPDGKHVAFTASLDDDADLTFRSSAYVLDVTERNAEPRLVGTDQGMAGTVGWTADGKALLVVGRTDTVTGHLGLLRVPLDGGETVNLAASLDRNVMSGGPGYPGALPQLNEAGDVVLFAIRDRGCTHLYEVDLAGGDPRPVLVGDGNVVSGVDLVGGQAAIVLATSDSFGEVAVLDRATGSVDVRTKHGDAVSEVELFGRESREFTISDGTVVQGWLIRDTERTGPQPLLIDIHGGPHNAWNGAADSIHLYHQTLAARGWAVLLINPRASDGYGEEFFTAAIGAWGSADAPDFLEPIDQLVAEGLADPDRLAVTGYSYGGYMTCYLTSRDDRFAAAVAGGVVSDLTSLAGTSDGGHYMAVNEFSGLSSGKYEKSSPHAQVEQVRTPTLILQGGEDVRCPVGQAEQWFTALRERDVPSRLVLYPGGAHLFVLDGPPSHRADYNQRVVDWVEQYAGSRVPIDAAHWSRRLAELARKHDIPGASLGILRVDTGEEVFATHGVLNKATEVEVTEDSLFQIGSISKVWTSTVVMQLVDEGLLDLDAPILDVLPELRLSDPEVTKRVTMRHLLTHTSGIDGDIFTDTGRGDDCVEKFVDLLDEAAQNHPLGATFSYCNSGFVLMGRVIEKLTGKTWDAAMRDKLYTPLGLTHTVTLPEEALLFRAAVGHVAPDGEDPAPAPAWQLPRSAGPAGLITARAADVLAFARLHLTGGLTADGTRILSAESAAAMAAKQADVPDKHTLGDSWGLGWIRDDWGGRRVIGHDGNTIGQSAFLRLLPDAGLAVTLLTNGGHARDLFTELYREIFAELADVAMPRPLEPPATPVTVDASRHLGVYERAGAHLEVVEREGGLRVVYTITGPLAELLPDKVQEFDLVAVSDTLFVLRMPGGQFWTPVLFYTLPTGEPYVHFGARATPKVA, via the coding sequence ATGACCCGCCGTCTCGGCATCGATGACCTGTACGCCCTCGCCGCGCCCAGCCAGCCCGCGCTTTCGCCGGACGGCAGCCGGATCGTCTACGTGCTGCGGACCGCGGACCGGGAGGAGGACCGGAACGTCGACGCGCTCTGGACGGTCGGCACCTCCTCCGGCGAGGCCCGGCAGCTCACCCGCGGAAACGCCGACGCGGCACCGAAATGGGCTCCGGACGGTTCCCGGCTCGCGTTCCTGCGAGCCCAGGACGGCCCGGCGCAGGTCTGGGTCCTCCCGGCAGACAGCGGCGAGGCCGAGCAGCTCACCAAGCTCCCGCTCGGCGCGGGCGCACCGGTGTGGAGCCCGGACGGCAGCAAAATCGCGTTCTCCGCGGCGATCGACCTGGCCGCGATTGTCGAAGCGCCGCCGGCGAACACGCCAATCGTCGCCGAGCGGCTGGACTACAAGTCCGACGGCCCCGGCCTGCTGAAGACCCTCCGCAGCCACATCCACGTCCTCGACGTCGCCGCCGGCGAAGTCCAGCAGCGCACCTTCGGCGACTGGCACGCGGGCCAGCCCGCCTGGTCGCCCGACGGCAAGCACGTCGCGTTCACCGCGTCCCTTGACGACGACGCCGACCTCACCTTCCGGTCCTCCGCCTACGTCCTCGACGTCACCGAGCGGAACGCCGAACCGCGCCTGGTCGGCACCGACCAGGGCATGGCAGGCACGGTCGGCTGGACCGCCGACGGCAAGGCGCTGCTGGTGGTCGGCCGCACCGACACCGTCACCGGACACCTCGGTCTGCTGCGCGTTCCGCTGGACGGCGGCGAGACGGTCAACCTTGCCGCCAGCCTCGACCGCAACGTCATGTCCGGCGGCCCCGGTTACCCGGGCGCGCTGCCGCAGCTGAACGAGGCGGGCGACGTCGTGCTGTTCGCGATCCGCGACCGCGGCTGCACCCATCTGTACGAAGTGGACCTTGCCGGTGGAGACCCGCGTCCGGTGCTGGTCGGCGACGGAAACGTCGTGTCCGGAGTGGACTTGGTCGGCGGCCAGGCGGCGATTGTGTTGGCTACCAGCGATTCCTTCGGCGAGGTCGCGGTTCTCGACCGTGCCACGGGTTCGGTCGACGTGCGCACGAAGCACGGCGACGCAGTGTCCGAAGTGGAATTGTTCGGCCGCGAGTCACGAGAATTCACCATCAGCGACGGCACTGTCGTCCAGGGCTGGCTCATCCGCGACACCGAACGCACCGGCCCTCAGCCGTTGCTGATCGACATTCACGGCGGCCCGCACAACGCTTGGAACGGTGCCGCAGACTCGATTCACCTGTATCACCAAACCCTTGCCGCGCGCGGCTGGGCAGTGCTGCTGATCAACCCGCGAGCCAGCGACGGCTACGGCGAAGAGTTCTTCACCGCCGCGATCGGCGCATGGGGCAGCGCGGACGCGCCGGACTTCCTCGAGCCGATCGACCAGCTCGTCGCCGAAGGTCTCGCGGACCCGGACCGGCTCGCCGTCACCGGATACAGCTACGGCGGCTACATGACCTGCTACCTCACCAGCCGCGACGACCGCTTCGCCGCCGCGGTCGCCGGTGGCGTCGTCAGCGATCTGACCAGCCTGGCCGGGACGTCCGACGGCGGCCACTACATGGCAGTCAACGAATTCTCCGGACTTTCCTCGGGCAAGTACGAGAAGTCCTCGCCGCACGCGCAGGTCGAACAGGTCCGCACGCCGACGTTGATCCTCCAGGGCGGCGAAGACGTCCGGTGCCCGGTCGGCCAGGCCGAGCAGTGGTTCACCGCGCTGCGCGAGCGCGACGTGCCGTCCCGGCTGGTGTTGTACCCGGGCGGCGCGCATCTGTTCGTTTTGGACGGTCCGCCTTCGCACCGCGCCGACTACAACCAGCGCGTGGTCGACTGGGTCGAGCAGTACGCCGGTTCGCGGGTGCCGATCGACGCCGCGCACTGGAGCCGCCGCCTGGCGGAACTGGCGCGCAAGCACGACATTCCCGGTGCGTCGCTGGGCATCCTGCGCGTCGACACCGGCGAGGAGGTGTTCGCGACCCACGGCGTGCTGAACAAGGCGACCGAGGTCGAGGTCACCGAGGATTCGCTGTTCCAGATCGGCTCGATCTCCAAGGTGTGGACGTCGACCGTGGTGATGCAGCTCGTCGACGAGGGCCTGCTCGACCTCGACGCGCCGATCCTGGACGTGCTGCCCGAACTGCGGCTGTCCGATCCGGAGGTGACCAAGCGCGTCACCATGCGGCACCTGCTAACGCACACCAGCGGCATCGACGGCGACATCTTCACCGACACCGGCCGCGGCGACGATTGCGTCGAGAAGTTCGTCGACCTGCTGGACGAAGCCGCGCAGAACCATCCTCTCGGCGCGACTTTCTCCTACTGCAACTCGGGTTTCGTGCTCATGGGCCGGGTGATCGAGAAGCTCACCGGGAAGACCTGGGACGCCGCGATGCGGGACAAGCTGTACACCCCGCTCGGCCTCACGCACACGGTCACGCTGCCGGAGGAGGCGTTGCTGTTCCGCGCCGCGGTCGGCCACGTCGCGCCGGACGGCGAGGACCCGGCTCCGGCCCCGGCCTGGCAGCTGCCGCGCTCGGCCGGACCGGCCGGTCTGATCACCGCGCGCGCCGCGGACGTCCTCGCCTTCGCCCGCCTGCACCTCACCGGCGGCCTGACCGCGGACGGCACGCGGATCCTGTCGGCGGAATCGGCCGCGGCGATGGCGGCCAAGCAGGCTGACGTCCCGGACAAGCACACCCTCGGCGATTCGTGGGGCCTCGGCTGGATCCGCGACGACTGGGGCGGCCGCCGAGTGATCGGCCACGACGGCAACACGATCGGCCAGTCGGCGTTCCTGCGCCTGCTGCCGGACGCGGGCCTCGCGGTCACGCTGCTGACGAACGGCGGCCACGCGCGGGATCTGTTCACCGAGCTGTACCGGGAGATCTTCGCCGAACTCGCCGACGTCGCCATGCCGCGTCCGCTCGAACCCCCGGCCACGCCGGTCACCGTCGACGCGAGCCGGCACCTGGGCGTGTACGAACGGGCGGGCGCGCACCTCGAGGTGGTGGAGCGCGAGGGTGGTTTGCGCGTCGTGTACACCATCACCGGACCGCTGGCGGAGCTGTTGCCGGACAAGGTTCAGGAGTTCGACCTGGTGGCGGTCTCGGACACGCTGTTCGTGCTCCGGATGCCGGGCGGGCAGTTCTGGACGCCGGTGCTGTTCTACACGCTGCCGACCGGCGAGCCGTACGTGCACTTCGGCGCGCGGGCGACGCCCAAGGTGGCCTGA
- a CDS encoding helix-turn-helix domain-containing protein: MPEIRPRPAVVSQFVEKRGHLAHGDGIAPHRHVQGQLLYPSAGVLATTTERGTWVAPANRVAWTPPGFEHYSRAYGQTEVRVLEFSGELSASLPDQPTVFEVSPLLREALLVLTSRTLRPEARERLRGVVVDELVVGPDEAMYLPAASDDRLRAVTDLLHADPAASLTLAEFGRTVGAGERTLSRLFQTELGMSFHQWRSLLRVQHALIRLAEGDAVIDTAARLGWANPTSFIEAFTAVVGQTPGRYQQELRRAGR; the protein is encoded by the coding sequence GTGCCGGAAATCCGCCCGAGGCCCGCCGTGGTCTCGCAGTTCGTGGAGAAGCGGGGCCACCTCGCGCACGGCGATGGCATCGCACCGCACCGGCATGTCCAGGGGCAGTTGCTGTATCCGTCGGCGGGCGTCCTCGCGACCACGACCGAACGCGGCACGTGGGTCGCTCCGGCCAACCGGGTCGCGTGGACTCCGCCGGGTTTCGAGCACTATTCCCGTGCGTACGGCCAGACCGAGGTCCGGGTCCTGGAGTTCTCCGGGGAACTGTCCGCCTCGCTGCCAGATCAGCCAACGGTCTTCGAGGTGTCGCCGCTGCTGCGGGAGGCGTTGCTCGTCCTCACCAGCCGGACCCTTCGCCCGGAGGCCAGGGAACGGCTTCGCGGAGTGGTCGTCGACGAGCTGGTCGTCGGCCCCGACGAGGCGATGTACCTCCCCGCCGCGTCCGACGACCGCCTTCGCGCGGTCACCGATCTTCTCCACGCCGACCCCGCGGCCTCGCTGACCTTGGCCGAGTTCGGCCGAACGGTCGGGGCGGGGGAGCGGACCTTGAGCCGCTTGTTCCAGACTGAGCTGGGGATGAGCTTCCACCAATGGCGCAGCCTGCTGCGCGTGCAGCACGCCCTGATTCGTCTAGCCGAGGGCGACGCCGTCATCGACACCGCGGCCCGGCTCGGTTGGGCCAATCCGACCAGTTTCATCGAAGCGTTCACCGCGGTCGTCGGCCAGACGCCCGGCCGCTATCAGCAGGAGCTGCGCCGCGCCGGCCGATGA
- a CDS encoding 4-hydroxybenzoate 3-monooxygenase → MDEKTAVVIVGAGVAGLTLGIFLLHSGIDCVIVEKRSLEYVGQRQRAGVVDTRAARMFRAHGLEDRVVGGVPTQPVLNFRIDGETRPLALSADDQDDGRFCPQQLLVRNLIEVFLADGGDLRFSVEASIENLDRPLVRCPDNRTIACEFIAGCDGDRGVSRAAIPDLTRYTHEYGYAWLTVLAEVPANHQSMMALHSRGFAGQFARGPQASRFYLQCPLDSSLAEWTDDRIWTEIEARFEEPMTRGPIASTQMVPLRSVVHSTMNHGRLYLLGDAAHIVPPMSAKGMNLALHDAELFADAVVRYRKEGDSSLLNSYSTTALRHIWKYQAFASWWTELVHNAGNSTYEGEFRRQAARAELEGLFKPGPANRRLSEFIAGLA, encoded by the coding sequence GTGGACGAGAAGACCGCTGTAGTGATCGTGGGCGCCGGAGTCGCCGGGCTCACCCTGGGAATTTTCCTGCTGCACAGCGGAATCGACTGCGTCATCGTGGAAAAGCGCAGCCTGGAGTACGTCGGACAACGCCAGCGAGCCGGAGTCGTCGACACCCGGGCCGCCCGGATGTTCCGCGCACACGGCCTGGAAGACCGGGTCGTCGGCGGCGTCCCGACCCAGCCGGTGCTGAACTTCCGCATCGACGGCGAAACCCGCCCATTAGCCCTGTCCGCCGACGACCAGGACGATGGGCGGTTCTGCCCGCAGCAGCTTTTGGTCCGAAACCTGATCGAAGTTTTCCTCGCCGACGGCGGAGATCTCCGCTTCTCCGTGGAGGCATCGATCGAGAACCTCGACCGTCCGCTGGTCCGCTGCCCAGATAACCGAACGATCGCCTGCGAATTCATCGCCGGCTGCGACGGAGACCGCGGCGTCAGCCGAGCCGCGATCCCGGACCTCACGCGCTACACCCACGAATACGGCTACGCCTGGCTGACGGTATTGGCGGAAGTACCCGCCAATCACCAATCCATGATGGCACTCCACTCCCGTGGCTTCGCCGGTCAATTCGCCCGAGGCCCGCAGGCAAGCCGGTTCTATCTGCAATGCCCGCTGGACAGCTCCTTGGCGGAATGGACCGACGACCGCATTTGGACGGAGATCGAAGCCCGTTTCGAGGAACCCATGACGAGGGGTCCGATCGCGAGTACGCAGATGGTGCCGTTGCGAAGCGTGGTGCACAGCACGATGAATCACGGCCGCCTGTACCTCCTCGGCGACGCTGCGCACATCGTCCCGCCCATGAGCGCGAAGGGGATGAACCTGGCCTTGCACGATGCCGAGCTGTTCGCGGACGCCGTTGTCCGCTACCGGAAAGAAGGGGATTCAAGCCTGCTAAACAGCTACTCGACTACGGCGTTGCGCCACATCTGGAAGTACCAAGCCTTCGCAAGCTGGTGGACCGAGCTAGTACACAACGCCGGTAACTCCACCTACGAAGGCGAGTTCCGACGCCAAGCCGCCCGCGCAGAGCTGGAAGGCCTATTCAAGCCCGGCCCAGCAAACCGCCGACTAAGCGAGTTCATCGCCGGGCTCGCCTGA
- a CDS encoding response regulator gives MRVVIVEDDALLREGLVLLLDTSGIEVAAAFDNTDEFLAFVREDRPDAVITDVRLPPTHTDEGLRAAVEARQLHPGLPVLVLSAHVETGYAAELLADGKGAVGYLLKERVGKVAKFLDSLHRVAEGGTAMDPEVVTQLLAHRRDPIDALTAREREVLGLMAEGYNNATIAELLVVSDGTVLKHIRNIFAKLGLPEDSGHRRVLAVLAYLRS, from the coding sequence ATGCGGGTCGTGATCGTCGAGGACGACGCCCTGCTGCGAGAAGGTTTGGTGCTGCTGCTCGACACCTCGGGCATCGAGGTCGCCGCGGCGTTCGACAACACCGACGAATTCCTCGCGTTCGTTCGCGAGGACCGGCCGGACGCGGTGATCACCGACGTCCGGCTGCCCCCGACGCACACCGACGAGGGCCTGCGCGCGGCCGTGGAGGCGCGGCAGCTGCACCCCGGGCTGCCGGTGCTGGTGCTGTCCGCACATGTCGAAACCGGCTACGCGGCCGAGCTCCTCGCGGACGGCAAGGGCGCGGTCGGCTACCTGCTCAAGGAACGCGTCGGCAAGGTCGCCAAGTTCCTCGACTCGCTGCACCGCGTTGCGGAAGGCGGCACGGCGATGGACCCCGAGGTGGTGACCCAGCTGCTGGCCCACCGCCGCGACCCGATCGACGCGCTCACCGCGCGCGAACGCGAGGTGCTCGGGCTGATGGCGGAGGGGTACAACAACGCCACGATCGCGGAACTGCTGGTGGTGAGCGACGGGACGGTGCTCAAGCACATCCGCAACATCTTCGCGAAACTCGGCTTGCCGGAGGACAGCGGACACCGGCGGGTGCTGGCGGTGCTGGCCTACCTGCGCTCGTGA
- a CDS encoding sensor histidine kinase — protein MKSRLRSWWSGLRYLLVGAATSFLALLLFFAMAIVLATCLIGVGIPALPVALKLIRYPLRFERRRAGRRLGEPIAEPYANVSPIRDPASLRDLAWLALHAVVGFIVGVLAFSLPLGGLRQILTGVFWWLVPGGIQSSLEFMVNSWPSAALCVFTGLVMIALTFWASPLARWQALAARALLGPRPGASLTDRVVELTATRAAALEAHGAELRRLERDLHDGTQARLSAVVLQLGVADQLFEGNPAKARELLGKAQDAATEALAELRTVVRSIHPPLLTDRGLAGAITALADRCAVPCTVDIRSSARRPAAVEAAAYFIVAEALANVTKHSGAEQASITLDGTIDTLRIEIRDDGRGGADESQGSGLAGIRKRAEAFDGTVTLTSPPGGPTVLEVELPCGS, from the coding sequence GTGAAAAGCCGGCTGCGCTCGTGGTGGTCCGGACTCCGCTATCTGCTGGTGGGGGCCGCGACCTCGTTCCTCGCCCTGCTGCTCTTTTTCGCGATGGCCATCGTGCTCGCGACGTGCTTGATCGGCGTCGGGATCCCGGCGCTGCCGGTCGCTCTGAAGCTGATCCGCTACCCGCTGCGCTTCGAACGCCGCCGCGCCGGCCGCAGGCTCGGCGAGCCGATCGCCGAGCCGTACGCCAACGTTTCGCCGATCCGCGACCCGGCGAGCCTGCGGGATCTCGCGTGGCTGGCGTTGCATGCCGTGGTCGGCTTCATCGTCGGGGTGCTCGCGTTCAGCCTGCCGCTCGGCGGACTGCGCCAGATCCTCACCGGCGTGTTCTGGTGGCTGGTGCCCGGCGGAATCCAGAGCTCGCTGGAGTTCATGGTGAACTCGTGGCCGTCGGCCGCGCTCTGCGTGTTCACCGGGCTCGTCATGATCGCGCTCACGTTCTGGGCCTCGCCGCTGGCGCGCTGGCAAGCCCTTGCGGCGCGGGCGCTTCTCGGTCCGCGGCCCGGTGCTTCGCTGACCGACCGGGTCGTCGAGCTGACCGCGACCCGCGCCGCCGCGCTCGAGGCGCACGGCGCCGAACTCCGCCGTCTCGAACGTGATCTGCACGACGGCACGCAAGCTCGGCTGTCCGCGGTCGTGCTGCAGCTCGGTGTCGCCGATCAGCTTTTCGAAGGGAATCCGGCCAAGGCAAGGGAATTGCTCGGCAAGGCGCAGGACGCGGCGACCGAAGCGCTCGCCGAATTGCGCACCGTCGTGCGGAGCATTCACCCGCCGCTGCTGACCGACCGCGGCCTCGCCGGCGCGATCACCGCTCTCGCCGATCGGTGCGCGGTTCCGTGCACTGTGGACATTCGCAGCAGCGCGCGCCGACCAGCCGCGGTCGAGGCGGCGGCGTACTTCATCGTCGCCGAAGCGCTGGCTAACGTGACCAAGCATTCCGGTGCCGAACAGGCGTCGATTACGCTCGACGGCACCATCGACACCCTGCGGATCGAAATCCGCGACGACGGCCGCGGCGGCGCGGACGAATCCCAAGGCAGCGGGCTGGCCGGGATCCGGAAACGCGCCGAGGCCTTCGACGGGACGGTCACGCTCACGAGCCCGCCCGGTGGACCGACTGTTCTGGAAGTGGAGTTGCCATGCGGGTCGTGA
- a CDS encoding ABC transporter ATP-binding protein, with amino-acid sequence MNTGGTHALRLEAVRKIYGSGDGAVTALDGVSVGIQRGSFTAVMGPSGSGKSTFLHCAAGLDRPSSGKVLLGETELGGLRERSLTELRRTRIGFIFQAYNLLPSLNVLQNITLPMRLAGKKPDARWLREIVDGVGIAKRLEHRPAELSGGQQQRVAIARALITRPEVVLADEPTGALDTRTARQVLDLLRTVVDQIGQTVLMVTHDPVAASAAHGVLFLADGKLAGHLPQPTPERVAERMTHLGEW; translated from the coding sequence ATGAACACAGGCGGTACACACGCCCTGAGGCTGGAAGCGGTGCGCAAGATCTACGGCTCCGGCGACGGCGCGGTCACCGCGCTGGACGGGGTGTCGGTCGGGATCCAGCGGGGCTCCTTCACCGCGGTCATGGGGCCCTCAGGTTCGGGCAAGAGCACCTTCCTGCACTGCGCGGCTGGTCTGGACCGGCCGAGTTCGGGCAAGGTGCTGCTCGGCGAAACCGAACTCGGCGGGCTCCGCGAGCGGTCGCTCACCGAATTGCGCCGGACCCGGATCGGGTTCATTTTCCAGGCCTACAACCTGCTGCCGTCGCTGAATGTGCTGCAGAACATCACCCTGCCGATGCGTCTCGCGGGCAAGAAACCGGACGCCCGCTGGCTGCGCGAGATCGTCGACGGCGTCGGCATCGCGAAGCGGCTGGAGCATCGCCCGGCGGAACTCTCCGGCGGACAGCAGCAGCGCGTCGCGATCGCCCGCGCGCTGATCACCCGCCCCGAGGTCGTGCTCGCCGACGAACCGACCGGCGCGCTCGACACCCGCACCGCGCGCCAGGTGCTCGACCTGTTGCGCACCGTGGTCGACCAGATTGGCCAGACCGTGTTGATGGTCACCCACGACCCGGTTGCCGCGTCCGCCGCGCACGGAGTGCTGTTCCTCGCCGACGGCAAGCTCGCCGGCCACCTCCCGCAGCCGACCCCGGAGCGGGTCGCCGAGCGGATGACCCACCTCGGGGAGTGGTGA
- a CDS encoding FtsX-like permease family protein: protein MWSLALQTTKARLSGFVGAFIAILCGTALVAGCGILMESGLRAGVPTQRYAEAAVVVGGPQTTKPPGADFGESEQISEQTTVPETLITKISGVPGVRQAVPEQDFPANVVTSSGQVLTGPNGAQSRGHNWDSAVLAPFSLREGHAPEAANEVVLDAELAARGGVSVGSTVRISTRSTPMDFRVTGIAAPKTGNGLPRQSAMFFSAARAADLSGKPGQVHAIGVLAEPGVSTGDLETRISEAVSGQPVTVTTGVGRSTVEFLDVSQTRVLLFALAGSFGGFAILVAVFVVSSTLALVINQRRREFALLRAIAATPKQIRKLIGAETMLVAITAGVFGAGLGVAVAYGLRNAFAGVGVIPQDFDLAVGPIPLIVAFLLGLGAARLAAWSAARRPSSIRPIEALGEAAVERRELGRTRLLIGWLLVVAGFGGATVPMYVTGDGALAASSMSALVVVIGLSVLGPRVVAFMTRIIAPVYSGVSRISGYLAAANNQANARRLASAVTPVMLAVAFAISMFYSQTSSAAARQEQAVRSTTADHVLTSTTGALSPEVAAAARAVPGVAAATSVIRTDVVTTVPEEKRLRVMKYPAQGLNGDQVRGVLDLGVVSGNLADLRGDTVAMSKGEADWYDKKIGDEVDFWFADGRPAKVKLVAVYTHNQAFGEYVLPADLARSHTGDRMDSSVLVRQDPNADPAAVSAALAELSTRYPGLTVAPGATVSAAANSASQQQFYLNLVAVGVILGYVVISVANTLVMTTAQRSREFALLRLIGTTRGQVVRMMRLEALTTAGIAVLLGTVVAAIPLALLNLATRDTLLPSGTPAVFGGIIAGAFLLSLVSLGLSTRVTLRAKPIDAIGLRE, encoded by the coding sequence ATGTGGTCGTTGGCTCTGCAAACGACGAAGGCCCGGCTGAGCGGGTTCGTCGGCGCGTTCATCGCGATCCTCTGCGGCACCGCGCTCGTCGCGGGCTGCGGCATCCTCATGGAGTCCGGTCTGCGCGCCGGAGTCCCGACCCAGCGTTACGCCGAGGCCGCGGTGGTGGTCGGCGGCCCGCAGACCACGAAACCGCCGGGCGCGGATTTCGGCGAGTCCGAGCAGATCAGCGAGCAGACCACGGTGCCGGAGACGCTGATCACCAAGATCTCCGGAGTGCCCGGCGTGCGTCAGGCGGTGCCGGAGCAGGACTTCCCGGCGAACGTCGTGACGTCCAGCGGGCAGGTGCTCACCGGTCCGAACGGCGCCCAGTCGCGGGGACACAACTGGGACTCGGCCGTGCTGGCTCCGTTCTCGTTGCGCGAAGGCCACGCTCCCGAAGCGGCGAACGAAGTCGTTCTCGACGCGGAGCTCGCGGCTCGCGGCGGGGTTTCGGTCGGCAGCACGGTGCGGATCTCGACCCGTTCCACGCCCATGGACTTCCGCGTCACCGGCATCGCCGCGCCCAAAACCGGCAACGGTTTGCCGCGACAGTCGGCAATGTTCTTCTCCGCCGCGCGCGCCGCTGACCTTTCTGGGAAACCCGGCCAGGTGCACGCGATCGGCGTGCTGGCCGAGCCCGGAGTGTCTACAGGGGACTTGGAAACCCGCATCAGCGAGGCGGTCAGCGGGCAACCGGTCACGGTGACGACCGGCGTCGGGCGCAGCACCGTCGAATTCCTCGACGTGAGCCAGACCCGGGTGCTGCTGTTCGCCCTCGCGGGTTCGTTCGGCGGGTTCGCGATCCTGGTCGCGGTGTTCGTCGTGTCGAGCACGCTGGCCTTGGTGATCAACCAGCGCCGCCGGGAATTCGCCCTGCTGCGGGCGATCGCGGCCACGCCGAAGCAGATCCGCAAGCTGATCGGCGCCGAAACGATGCTGGTCGCGATCACCGCCGGAGTGTTCGGCGCGGGTTTGGGCGTGGCCGTGGCCTACGGATTGCGCAACGCCTTCGCCGGGGTCGGCGTGATCCCGCAGGACTTCGACCTCGCGGTCGGCCCGATCCCGCTCATTGTCGCGTTCCTGCTGGGCTTGGGAGCGGCGCGGCTGGCCGCGTGGTCGGCGGCACGGCGTCCGTCGTCGATCCGCCCGATCGAAGCGCTTGGCGAGGCAGCTGTCGAACGTCGTGAACTCGGTCGGACCCGCCTCCTCATCGGCTGGCTGCTGGTGGTGGCCGGCTTCGGCGGCGCGACCGTCCCGATGTACGTCACCGGCGACGGCGCGCTCGCGGCCTCCTCGATGTCCGCACTGGTGGTCGTGATCGGGCTCTCGGTGCTCGGGCCGAGGGTGGTCGCCTTCATGACCCGGATCATCGCCCCGGTCTACTCCGGCGTCTCGCGGATCAGCGGCTACCTGGCCGCCGCGAACAACCAGGCCAACGCCCGCCGTCTCGCGTCGGCGGTGACCCCGGTGATGCTGGCGGTCGCCTTCGCGATCTCGATGTTCTACAGCCAGACGTCGTCCGCCGCGGCCCGGCAGGAACAAGCCGTCCGGTCGACCACCGCAGACCACGTCTTGACCAGCACCACCGGCGCGCTGTCTCCGGAAGTCGCCGCGGCGGCACGGGCAGTCCCCGGCGTCGCGGCGGCCACCTCGGTGATCCGCACCGACGTGGTCACCACGGTGCCGGAGGAGAAGCGGCTGCGCGTGATGAAGTACCCGGCGCAGGGATTGAACGGCGACCAGGTGCGCGGCGTGCTCGATCTCGGTGTGGTGTCCGGGAATCTGGCCGACCTGCGCGGCGACACCGTCGCGATGAGCAAGGGCGAAGCCGATTGGTACGACAAGAAAATCGGCGACGAGGTCGACTTCTGGTTCGCCGACGGCCGCCCGGCGAAGGTGAAACTGGTCGCCGTCTACACGCACAACCAGGCGTTCGGCGAGTACGTGCTGCCCGCCGACCTCGCCCGCTCGCACACCGGCGACCGGATGGACAGTTCCGTTTTGGTGCGCCAAGACCCGAACGCGGACCCGGCCGCAGTGAGCGCCGCACTGGCCGAGCTCAGCACGCGCTACCCAGGCCTCACCGTCGCGCCCGGCGCCACGGTGTCCGCGGCGGCCAACTCGGCGAGCCAGCAGCAGTTCTACCTGAACCTGGTCGCGGTCGGCGTGATCCTCGGCTACGTGGTGATCTCGGTGGCCAACACGCTGGTGATGACCACGGCGCAGCGCTCCCGGGAATTCGCGCTGCTGCGGCTGATCGGCACCACACGCGGCCAAGTCGTGCGAATGATGCGTCTGGAAGCGCTGACGACTGCCGGGATCGCGGTACTGCTCGGCACGGTGGTAGCGGCGATTCCGCTGGCCCTGCTGAACCTCGCGACGCGCGACACGCTGCTGCCGTCCGGAACGCCCGCCGTGTTCGGCGGAATCATCGCCGGAGCTTTCCTGCTCAGCCTGGTCTCGCTCGGTCTGTCCACTCGGGTCACCCTGCGCGCCAAGCCCATCGACGCCATCGGCCTCCGCGAATAA